A window of Lagopus muta isolate bLagMut1 chromosome 16, bLagMut1 primary, whole genome shotgun sequence contains these coding sequences:
- the EMILIN3 gene encoding EMILIN-3 has protein sequence MRRELRRGALLACFSLGTLLALADAKGTFYPPAAPLPYGGRYNLYTTGSSPQLGRPVGKHKSYCAYVVQRNVTCVLQDGAESYVKAEYHKCSWGPKCPGKVLYRTFFRPRYKIGYKTVTELAWRCCPGFMGEGCHDSPTDQPVLVPQHPGPKMPPGPKMFPLPRVPPHPKSHPDLFAGPKKNQYGRKLPGLVGDRLERLEEEVRRLAQAYDSLHVLVSGLGDRLRLAIQEDTTKMIGSLMNSPGTPDSSVGFGIIPDGLVDVADKADVASYPPVGEILTKVAEVSDVLKSKADLLHEVRGMVLEHDGQLKHLLEAARPSPLTSMELLEEYVAARLGSLRGELLDGFEKQLGKIQTACDFRIQEVQQQCEQEKAANLRLQQTLDGKELEIKKEISQLETQIQGLTVVESCCSSLDYLTDRMNILEKGLHSISESQKNLHSRMDGEISTITLGNLFEGRFEDLEARLNATERETGSCCSSMEDSMRGTVVAEVDGMRTAFEDKMQTLEDRFMSIVGELNNVSAPMGMDGVVVPVLEGELASMRKRTDEKLEVLQNRLVTLESTCLSGCSSASKDVETFRTEIEDCQNKNQDLLLRMDSTSELLRKLNATILEIQRRIEEEAAGALQGEITLLKINLNTVSKSLTGLKDSVSQYSDTVTHVNSSLDEHERKIEDEVHSIQEKVSDHGSQLFFSNRRVLNLKGDLERLKARIAGELSSCRGAARSLQRDVAHFDERVARVEGACGRLGAVLGSLDGVRGELEKHTGGLWDRMDRLNGTLAAHSQEITGLKDNLLDCQAKVLELAEQLGHLEERAGGKH, from the exons ATGCGGCGGGAGCTGCGCCGCGGAGCTCTGCTCGCCTGCTTCTCCTTGGGGACGCTGCTGGCCCTCGCCGATGCTAAAGGTACCTTCTacccccccgccgcccccctgCCCTACGGCGGCAGGTACAACCTCTACACGACCGGCTCCAGCCCGCAGCTCGGCAGACCCGTGGGCAAGCACAA GAGCTATTGTGCCTATGTGGTGCAGCGCAATGTcacctgtgtgctgcaggacgGCGCCGAGAGCTACGTCAAAGCTGAGTACCACAAGTGCAGCTGGGGCCCCAAGTGCCCGGGGAAAGTGCT GTACCGCACCTTCTTCAGACCCAGGTACAAGATTGGCTACAAGACAGTGACTGAGCTGGCATGGAGATGCTGCCCAGGCTTCATGGGAGAAGGCTGCCACGACAGCCCCACTGATCAGCCTGTCCTGGTGCCCCAGCACCCTGGTCCCAAAATGCCCCCTGGGCCGAAGATGTTCCCACTCCCCAGAGTGCCTCCCCATCCGAAAAGCCACCCTGACCTGTTTGCAGGACCAAAGAAGAATCAATATG GCAGGAAGCTGCCTGGCCTGGTTGGGGACCGCCTGGAGCGGCTGGAAGAGGAGGTGCGGCGCCTGGCCCAGGCCTACGACAGCCTGCACGTGCTGGTGAGTGGGCTGGGGGACCGCCTGCGCCTGGCCATCCAGGAGGACACCACCAAGATGATCGGCTCACTGATGAACAGCCCCGGCACGCCTGACTCCTCCGTGGGCTTTGGCATCATTCCTGATGGCCTGGTGGATGTGGCAGACAAGGCTGATGTCGCTTCGTATCCACCTGTTGGGGAGATCCTGACCAAAGTGGCGGAGGTGAGCGACGTGCTGAAATCCAAGGCGGATCTGCTCCATGAGGTTCGTGGCATGGTGCTGGAGCACGATGGGCAGCTCAAGCACCTGCTGGAGGCGGCCCGGCCATCACCCCTCACctccatggagctgctggaggagtaCGTGGCTGCACGGCTGGGCAGCCTGCGTGGAGAGCTGCTCGACGGCTTCGAGAAGCAGCTGGGCAAGATCCAGACCGCCTGTGACTTCCGCATCCAGgaggtgcagcagcagtgcGAGCAGGAGAAAGCTGCCAACCTGCGGCTGCAGCAGACTCTGGATGGAAAGGAGCTGGAGATCAAGAAAGAGATTTCCCAGCTGGAGACCCAGATCCAAGGGCTAACAGTGgtggagagctgctgcagcagcctggaCTACCTCACTGACCGCATGAACATCCTGGAGAAGGGCCTGCACAGCATCTCTGAGTCGCAGAAGAACTTGCACTCACGGATGGATGGAGAGATCTCCACCATCACCCTGGGGAACCTCTTCGAAGGGCGCTTTGAGGACCTGGAGGCCAGGCTGAACGCTACCGAGAGAGAAAcggggagctgctgctccagcatggAGGATAGCATGAGAGGCACAGTGGTGGCGGAAGTGGATGGCATGAGAACGGCCTTCGAAGATAAAATGCAGACCCTGGAGGACAGGTTCATGAGCATCGTTGGGGAGCTGAACAATGTCAGTGCTCCCATGGGTATGGATGGGGTGGTGGTGCCCGTGCTGGAGGGGGAGCTCGCCAGCATGAGGAAACGCACGGATGAgaagctggaggtgctgcagaacCGTCTGGTCACGCTGGAGAGCACCTGTTTGTCGGGCTGCAGCTCCGCCTCCAAAGATGTGGAGACCTTCCGGACGGAGATCGAGGACTGCCAGAACAAGAACCAGGACCTGCTGCTCCGCATGGATAGCACCTCGGAGCTGCTGCGCAAGCTGAACGCCACCATCCTGGAGATCCAGCGGCGCAtcgaggaggaggcggcgggggCTCTGCAGGGGGAGATCACCTTGTTGAAGATCAACCTGAACACCGTCAGCAAATCCCTGACGGGGCTCAAGGACTCCGTCTCGCAGTATTCGGACACCGTGACGCACGTCAACTCCTCGCTGGATGAGCACGAGCGGAAGATCGAGGACGAGGTGCACTCTATCCAGGAGAAAGTCAGCGACCACGGCTCCCAGCTCTTCTTCAGCAACCGCCGCGTGCTCAACCTGAAGGGCGACCTGGAGCGCCTGAAGGCGCGCATTGCCGGTGAGCTCAGCTCCTGCCGCGGCGCTGCCCGCAGCCTGCAGCGTGACGTCGCACACTTCGACGAGCGCGTGGCAAGGGTGGAGGGAGCCTGCGGCcggctgggggctgtgctggggagcctGGATGGAGTGAGGGGAGAGCTGGAGAAACACACGGGCGGCCTGTGGGACCGCATGGACCGCCTCAATGGGACGCTGGCTGCCCACTCTCAGGAAATAACGGGGCTGAAGGACAACCTGCTCGACTGCCAAGCCAAGGTCTTGGAGCTGGCGGAGCAGCTCGGCCACCTGGAGGAGCGGGCGGGAGGGAAGCATTAG